A genomic window from Anthonomus grandis grandis chromosome 2, icAntGran1.3, whole genome shotgun sequence includes:
- the LOC126733461 gene encoding structure-specific endonuclease subunit slx1, which translates to MNNVETVENFFGVYLLYCLNPKYAGRTYIGYTVDPNRRIKQHNKGLQYGGAWKTSNRGPWTMVMIIHGFPNDISALRFEWAWQHPHASRRLQHVSKKKAREKTYDFCLRVLSEMLLVGPWNRLPLTIRWLNEEFIREFPVGKCPPMHMPICHGPVVSKKLKAQGSLSQEPKESDLCYICFNIIEPPKQMTCLNSDCNILCHILCMSKSFLSKGEYVPVEGKCPKCENHFLWGDLVRKYKGCYENIDMKVNVAQANDFYCSDEEVL; encoded by the exons atgaacaaTGTAGAGACAGTAGAAAACTTTTTTGGAGTGTATTTACTTTATTGTCTTAACCCGAAATATGCGGGAAGAACCTACATAGGCTACACAGTGGACCCAAATAGAAGAATCAAACAACATAATAAAGGTTTACAATATGGGGGTGCATGGAAGACTAGCAATAGGGGCCCATG gacAATGGTAATGATCATTCATGGTTTTCCCAATGATATTTCTGCATTACGA TTTGAGTGGGCTTGGCAACATCCGCATGCCAGCAGAAGATTGCAACATGTAAGCAAGAAAAAGGCAAGGGAGAAAACTTACGATTTTTGCCTAAGGGTTTTGTCGGAAATGTTGCTAGTTGGCCCTTGGAATAGGCTCCCTTTGACAATCAGGTGGTTAAATGAAGAGTTTATTAGGGAATTTCct gtTGGAAAGTGCCCCCCAATGCATATGCCCATCTGTCATGGCCCTGTGGTAAGCAAAAAACTAAAAGCTCAAGGAAGTCTGAGCCAAGAACCCAAAGAATCAGACCTGTGCTACATTTGTTTTAACATAATAGAACCACCTAAACAAATGACATGTTTAAACTCGGATTGTAATATCTTGTGTCATATTCTGTGTATGTCCAAAAGTTTTTTATCGAAGGGAGAATATGTGCCTGTAGAGGGCAAATGTCCCAAGTGTGAAAATCACTTTTTATGGGGAGATTTAGTTAGAAAATATAAGGGTTGTTATGAAAATATTGATATGAAGGTTAATGTGGCACAAGctaatgatttttattgttCTGACGAAGAAGTTTTATGA